The sequence AAGTAACCCGGGCGGACGGCGAGGACTGACTGAGTCGGAAGCTGGTTCCCGCCTGGGCAGCACCACTACCCGGCAGTGTCTGGCTTGGATGCCTTGAATGCTTGGTCTGACTGGCTGGATCGGAAGGAGGCCAGGAAGGCCATTAGTAGCAGGAGTGCCCCGATGGCGGCTGCTGGGCGGGCAAGGGCGAACTGGTAACCCACCCAGGGTGGGGGAGGCGAGGCGTGGTGATTTCCCAGCAGGGCAGCGAGCAGGTTGAGTAACGACGCGGGTGCGATCGCTACCGCCCCGACGCCGGCGAGGAGGCTGGCCGCGGCCCGTCGCAAGGGAGGATGGCGGCGGATGCGGGCGATGCCTGCGGCCGCCAGCAGCCAGCTCGCGAACGCGCCGACAACTGCGGCCGCTCCGGCGACGGTGTAGGCCGCCGCTGGCGGTGCCGGGTAGACGTGGATTTGGAGGTCCTGGGTCCCTGGCTCCCGCCCGCCGATCCAGACTTCGATGCGTATCCCGTCCTGCTCACCGATCTGAATGCCGCGCTCGGCTGAGGTGCGCCACCCGGCCTCTGTCAGCTTCGCCCGGATCCAGGCTCGCTGGGACTCCACGTCCGCATCTGCCGGCTGAACATAGTTGAGCCTGACGCCGCCCGGCTCCCACTCGGGAGTGCCGATGAAGGGCACGAGTATCTTGTCGAGCGGATCGGTCGGTTCGGCGGTGACGCTGTCTGACTTGGCGACCTCAGCTGGCTTACGAGAAGGCAGAATCGGGGCGGTGAGGCGCTTGGCGTCGGCGACGCTGGGCCAGGAGGCTGCCTCGACCTGCCAGACGCTCCATCCGGCAGCTGCGGCGAGGGCGCCGGCACCCGCCAGGCTTGCCAGTAGCGCTAGCAGCATCGCCAGGGCGCCGGTGACCCGCAGCCGGCAGCGGAGCCCGTCGGCAATCAATCCGGCAGTCGATCGCCACCCTCCTGCGCTGCGTCCGTCCGCCGCAGCGTCGAGCAGTGCGGTTAGCATGTCCGGACCGTGTAGCTGGCGGTGCCAGCGGGGATAGGCCAGCAGCAGTCGGCGGTAGCGCCGGGCTAACGCTGCCTCGGTGACCCTGTGCGGCATGCGACTCCTCCAGGTCAAGTGGGGCTGACGCCCAGGCTCGGCGTGAGGTTTGACAGTCGTTGGATCGCCAGCGAGGCAACCGTCCTGCGGCGTTCCGCCTCACTGCGCAGCCGCTGTGCACCCAGCGGGGTCAGTCGGTAGTACCGCCTGATGCGGCCGCCCGGGATCGCATCCTCGGAGGCAACTTCGATCAGCCCCTCCATGGCGAGTCGGTCAAGCGCGGCGTACAAGGTGCCGGGGCGAACAGTGATCGTGCCCCCCGACACCTCTTCGGCTGCCTTCATGATTCCGTAGCCGTGTCGTGGCCGTTCGGCAAGCACCGTCAGCACCAAGAACGTTGGCTCCTGCATTGACATGGCGAGGACTATACCGATCATCTGAATAGTCGGTAGGCGGCTCAGCCGTGATCAGCAAAGTGGTCGCGTCAGGCAGGAACGAGCACCACCCGCAGCAGACGAAGGCATTGAGGAGCTGGCAGCCCGAGCCGCGCAGGTCCCACGACCGGTAGGTGGACACCAGCTCGGCACGCCTCGGTATGAGCACGCCTGCGAGTGGGCGCAGGGGGGTCGGCGGTGGGGGTGATTGCCTGGTGAACTGCTCGGATCGGACACCTGAGAGCCTTGCCCGGACATCGATGATGGTGGAGGCTGTGCGAGGCGTCGGCAAGCCACCCGCCCTGCCGTCCACTGTGGCCGAGATCACCGGCCATCAGGCCTGGCAGGCGAATCAGGGTTTACGCGCAGTTTGGGGGCAAAGTCGTTCTACGCGCCTTCCGTAGCTGTCCCGGACCGATTGTGTCACTACGCTGGGCTGGAGGGGCTAGCCCGGTTGCCGAACGGATGATTTCCGCGTCTGCCGCCGCCGAGGGAGGATCCGCTACGCCTTTTGCGCGTGCCCCGCCGTGTGGCACGATCGTGGAACCTCTACCATCGCTGAATCTCTCTGACAGGAGCAATCATGTCTGGTCGACGGCTGGGCCGGCTGCTTGGCTCGCTCTTCGTTCTCGCCGCTCTCGTGGCTGGTGCCAGCGGTTTCGGTTTCGATGGCAGCACGGGGGACGCGCAGACCCAGGATTACGTCTGGCACTGAGCCGTTTCCGGCTCACCCGAGCCCGACTCGGCTGTAAGGATGCCGTGTGGCGGCGACACGGCGATCAGTGTCGGTGACGGAACACTCCGTGCCAACCCGAAGGAGCCGCATGGTCCGCCGCGGTCAACCACGCCGCAGGTCGTCTGAGGACGCCTGGATCATCACCGCGCCGATGGCCTTGGTCGCCGTCGGCTGCGCCACGGTGACAGGCCTGGTTGCGGACCATCCCTTCGGTCATTGGCCTCAGGCCGCGCTCTTTCTCGTCCTCATGGTCGCGGCGGGCCTGCCCCTGCTCAGCCTGGCCGTCCGGCGGCAGGCGGTTGGTATCACGCTGACCGAGCTTCCGCTCGTCCTCGCGCTCTACTTCCTGCCGCCGTTGACCGTCGTGGTCATCTACACGCTGACCGCGCTGATCACACACATCCGGCACCGTTTCTCGGCGCCCAAGGTCTGGTTCAACGTCGCACGGGCTGCGGCGGGGACCTCGCTGGCCGTTCTGGTCCTACAGGCGCTCCCGCCGATGGACGACGTCGGGCCGCGGACGTGGATCAGCATCTTCGCAGCGGTCAGCATGGTGCTGCTGGTCAGCGTCAGCAGCGTGGTCGCCGTGCACACCCTGCTGCATGGCTGGCAGGCCGGGCGGGGTGCGGTCAGCAACGCCAAGACGGCGTTGCTGACCGCGGCGATCAACCTGTCGGTCGGGCTGATCGTGCTGATCGTGGTGGAACGCACGTGGTGGTCCCTGCTGCTGCTTACCGCACTCGGCGCCGGGCTGGTCCTGGTCTACCGGTCGTACGCCCAGTTCTTCCGGCAGCACCGCACCCTGACCGATCTGTACGAGCTGACTCGCGCGGTGGTCGAGAACGGGCCGAGTGGCACGCTGGCGGACGCCCTGCTCGGCCGGGTCCGCGCCTTGATGGATGCGGAGTACGCCACGCTCTGGCTCCCGGCTCAGGGACGGCACCCGGAAACCCTGCTGACCGCCCGGGTCGACGACCCGGGCCTCCTCGACATGGCGAAGACTCCGCCCGCAATCCGGCAGAAGGTGCGGGAGAGCCGCCGTACGGTGGCCATCGGACGCGGGGTGACCACCGATGGCGAGTTTCATGCCGACCTCGCCGAGCGGCGGGTCAAGGACGCGGTGGCGGTGCCGCTCCGGTCCGGTCAGGTCGTCATCGGCACCCTGGAGGTGGCCAACCGCCTCGGGGACGGCAACCATTTCGCGGCCGCGGACATAGCGGTCCTCGAGACGGTCGCCGCGCACGCCGCCGTCGCCCTGGAGAACTCCCGCCTCGTTGACCGACTGCGGTATGACGCGAACCATGACGCGCTGACCAGGCTCCCCAACCGCCGGCGGGTCACCGCGGCGGTGGCCGAGGCGGTCAAGATCGAGGCGCCGGGCGAGGTGGTGGCCCTGCTGCTCTTCGACGTGGACCGGCTGCGCCAGGTCAACGAGTCGCTCGGTCACGCGGCCGGCGACAAGGTCCTCGCCGAGGTCGCCGAACGGCTGCGGCGCTGCGCCCCTTCCTCGGCGCTGGTCGGCCGGGCCGGCGGTGACGAGTTCCTGGTGACGCTGCGCCTGGAGAGCGCCGAGGCGGCGCTGGAACTGGCCGGGCGGCTCCGCGAGCAGATCCGCGACGAGATGGTCTTCGACGCGCTCACCCTCGACGTCGACACGGCCGTCGGGGTTGCGGTGCACCCCGACCACGGCAGTGACGCGGTGGCCCTGCTCCAGCGGGTGGAGCTGGCGGCGACCGCGGCGAAGTCCGTCCCGGGCAGCGTGCAGCTCTACAGCCCGGCGCTGGAGTCCCGGGCGCTGCGTCGGCTGGGCCTCGCCGGCGACCTGCGCCGCGCGCTGGACGTCGGCGAGTTGGAGGTCTACTTCCAGCCCAAGGTGACGCTGCGGGACCGGCGCCTCGTCGGGGTGGAGTGCCTGGCCCGCTGGGAGCATCCCGCGCACGGCACGGTGGCCCCGGACGACTTCGTCGCGGTGGCCGAGCACACCGGCCAGCTGGGCCGGCTCACCGAGTTCGTGCTCCGGGAGAGCCTGCGGCGCAGCCAGGGCTGGAGCCACGGCGAGCAGCCACTCGCCGTGTCGGTCAACCTCGCCGCTCGCACGCTCACCGACCAGCACTTCCCCGCTCTGGTACGCGAGCTGCTCGACGAGTACGGCGTGCCGCCGCAGCGGCTCACCCTCGAGATCACCGAGTCCGGCGTGCTGGACGGCACCGAACGCCCGATACCCACCCTGCGGCGTCTGCGGGACCTCGGTGTCCGGCTCTCGGTGGACGACTTCGGCACGGGTAACTCGTCCCTGGCCCAGCTGCGCCGGCTACCGGTCAACGAGGTGAAGGTCGACCGGTCGTTCGTGCAGGGGATGGCGACCGATCCAGGCGACCTGGCCATCGTGAACGCGGTGGTGACCCTCTCTCAGCAGTTCGGCCTGGCCGTGGTGGCCGAGGGGGTGGAGAGCGAGCTGACCCTGGAGCTGCTCCAGGACATCGGCTGCGAGATCGGCCAGGGCTTCCTGTTCAGCCGGCCGCTGCCGTACGAGCGGCTGGAGGCCTGGTTCGGCGCCCAGATGGATCCGGAAACCACCTTGGTCGGCGAGCTGCCCCGCCTGCGAGTGGTGCCCTGAGCTGCGCAGACGGCGCAACGGGGGATCCGATTTCACCTCGGCGACGTGGTCGTGTACTGTTTCCCCTGCGCGACACCCCACGGGGTGATCGGGCAGGCCCCCTTAGCTCAGTCGGCAGAGCGTCTCCATGGTAAGGAGAAGGTCTACGGTTCGATTCCGTAAGGGGGCTCAGAGGGTCCGGCTGGACCCGCCACGGCGGTGTAGCTCAGATGGCAGAGCAAGCGGCTCATAATCGCTGTGTCGCCGGTTCAAGTCCGGCCACCGCTACTCTCGTCCTCCGGGTTCACCCGGTGGTCGGTGGGATGGGCGCCTCAGGCGCCCACTTTGCATGTCTGCGCAGCAATCGCGTAGGCTGATGCGCCGTAGTTGTTACCCGTTAGCGAGGAAGGCACTCCGCCGTGGCGAAGGCGACCGATGTCCGGCCGAAGATCACTTTGGCGTGTGTGGAGTGCAAGGAGCGCAACTACATCACGCGCAAGAACCGCCGTAACGACCCGGACCGCATCGAGCTGAAGAAGTTCTGCCCGCGCGACGGCCGGCACACGGTCCACCGCGAGACCCGCTGACCTGCGGCCGGCCCCGCCGGCCCGGTCCCGCAGCGTTTCCGAACGCCGATCCGCACGGACGGCGGCCCCGAGCCGCCAGCCCGTACGGGTCGGCGTTCGTGCGTTCCGTGTAGGTTCGCGGCATGTCCCTGGACCCGTCCTTCGTCGGCCGGACGTACCCGCCGACCGCCCCCTACCAGGTGGGCCGAGAAAAGATCCGCGAGTTCGCCACCGCCATCGGCGCCACCGACCCGGCCCACCACGACCCGGAGGCCGCCCGGGCGCTCGGGCACCCCGACGTGGTCGCCCCGCCGACCTTCCCGGTGATCGTGACCATGGCCGCCAGCCGGCAGATCATCGAGGATCCGGCGCTCGGCGTCGACTACAGCCGGGTCGTCCACGGCGACCAGCGCTTCGCGTACACCCGGCCGGTGGTGGCGGGCGACGAGCTGGTCTGCGTCAACACCATCGAGGAGATCACCAACCGGGGCGGGCACGGCTTCCTGACCACCCGCACCGACGTGAGCACCGCCGCCGGGGAGCCGGTGGTCGCCGTCTGGTCCAAGATCGTCGTACGCGGGGAGGCCTGACCGTGGAGCTGCCCACCCAGACGTTCCGGGTGACCCGCGCGGACCTGGTCCGCTACGCCGGTGCCTCGGGCGACTTCAACCCCATCCACTGGAGCGACCGCACCGCCACCAAGGTGGGCCTGCCCGGGGTGATCGCCCACGGCATGTTCACCATGGCGCTGGTCGGCCGGGCGGTCACCGCCTGGGCCGGTGCGCCGGACGCGGTGGTCGAGTTCGGTGTCCGGTTCACCCGTCCGGTGGCCGTGCCGGACACCGACGAGGGCACCGAGGTCGTGGTCAGCGCGGTGGTCAAGGAGGTCACCGAAGGTGGTCTGACCAGGCTCGACATCACCGCGACCTGCCACGGGGAGAAGGTCCTGTCGCAGGCCCGGGCGATCGTCCGGATGCCCCGCTGACCGGCCTGTCGACGCGCGAGGGGTAGACCAGTTGGGAAAGTCGCCCGACTACCCGTACACTGGTCCGCCGTGGGGCAAGTGACCCCTGCCCGGCACTGCGTGTTCGGGTTGGGGTGAGTTGCCGCACAGGGGTGTAGCTCAATTGGCAGAGCAGCGGTCTCCAAAACCGCAGGCTGCAGGTTCAAGTCCTGTCACCCCTGCGCCTCAGGCCTGACCGTTCCCGTGGGTCGCGCCGCCGTATGGCGGCGTCCGGCCCGTGGTGGTGGCACCGGCGGGGTGGTTCCGAGGCATTCGGGGCCCTCCTGGCGGTCCGCCGGCCGCGGCCCGTCGCGGGACGGTTGGTCCGGCCGGCGTGACCACACGCCGCGCACGCCCATCAGCGTGCGACCCGAGATCCCGCACGGAGGGCGAAGTGGCCGAGAACAAGCGGCGCGGCGAGGACGCCGGCGACGAGCGTCTGCCTGAGGACGCGGTCGTCGACGACACGGCCGAAGACGACGCCACCAGCGAGGAGGAGCCGGTCTCCCGGGGCGGCACCGCCACCCGCAAGCGGGCCCTCGCCGAGTCGACCGAGGGCCGGAAGACCCGCAAGGACACCGAGCGGATCGGGCTCTTCGCCCGTATCGCGCGGTTCTTCCGCGAGGTCGTGGCTGAGCTGCGTAAGGTCATCTGGCCGACCCGCAAGGAGCTGCTGACCTACACGGCCGTGGTGGTCACCTTCGTCGCGGTGATGCTGGCGATCGTGGCCGGCTTGGACTACGGCTTCGCGAAGGCGGTGCTGTGGGTCTTCGGCAACCCCAGCTGACCGGCTACCAGCGATACAGACGGAAGTGAGCGAGCGTGCCTGAGTACGACGAGACCGCCGAGACCCCGGACGAGCAGTCCACGGTGGCGACGGCGGCCAACAACGAGTCGGTCGAGGCCGCCAGCGAGCCGGAATTCCCGACCACGGAGCCCGCGCCGGACGAGGAGTTCGACCCGGTCGCCGAGCTGCGTCAGAAGCTGCGCTACGCCCCCGGCGACTGGTACGTGGTGCACTCGTACGCCGGCTACGAGAACAAGGTCAAGACCAACCTCGAGACCCGGATCACGTCCCTCGACATGGAGGACTACATCTACCAGGTCGAGGTGCCGACCCGGGAAGAGGTCGAGGTCAAGAACGGCAAGCGGTCGCAGGTCCAGGCGAAGGTGTTCCCGGGCTACATCCTGGTCCGGATGGAGTTGACCGCCGAGTCCTACTCTTGCGTCCGGAACACCCCCGGGGTCACTGGCTTCGTCGGCGCGACCGACCGGGCCGACCGGCCGGCGCCGCTGAGCCTCGACGAGGTGCTGAAGTGGCTGGCCCCGGCGGTCGAGGCCGAGCAGAAGAAGGCCAAGCCCGAGGTCAAGGTCCTCGACTTCGAGGTCGGTGACTCGGTCACCGTCACCGACGGCGCCTTCGCCTCGCTGCCGGCGACGATCAGCGAGATCAACGCCGACCAGCAGAAGCTCAAGGTTCTGGTGTCGATCTTCGGCCGGGAGACGCCGGTCGAGCTCAACTTCAACCAGGTCGCCAAGATCTGACGTACGCCTGGCGCCGGCGGCGGGCTTCGCCCACCGCCGGCGCGTCGTTTCGCCGCCCTGCCGGACCTCGGCGGAGGGGCGAGGGAAGCCTGCGCTACCCTAGAACGTCGGCTGTCCGCACCACGCTGACCGTGCGTGCCCGCGGGCCGGCAAGAATCCCAGTTCCAAGCCCCAGGAAGAGACATGCCTCCGAAGAAGAAGCTCGTCAAGACGTTCACGCTTCAGCTGCCGGCGGGCCAGGCCACCCCGGCGCCGCCGGTCGGCCCCGCGCTCGGTCAGCACGGCGTGAACATCATGGAGTTCTGCAAGTCCTACAACGCGCAGACCGAGTCGCAGCGGGGCGACATCGTCCCCGCCGAGATCAGCGTCTACGAGGACCGCACCTTCACCTTCGTCCTGAAGACCCCGCCCGCCGCCCGGCTGCTGATGAAGGCCGCCGGCGCGCAGAAGGGCTCGGGCGTCCCGAACAAGGAGAAGGTCGGCACCGTGACCCGCGCCCAGGTGCGCGAGATCGCCGAGAAGAAGATGGCGGACCTCAACGCCAACGACCTCGACCACGCCGAGAAGATCATCGCCGGCACCGCCCGGTCGATGGGCCTGAACGTCGCCGACTGACCTCGGTCACAGCTCCACCCGATCAGTTCGTGGGAGGGCCGCGGACGTCGCGGGCCCGCCAAAGACCACAGGAGTAACGAGACATGCAGCGCAGCAAGAGCTACCGCAAGGCCGCCGAGGTCATCGACCGGTCGAAGCTCTACTCTCCCGCCGAGGCCGTGAAGCTGGCCAAGGAGACCACCAACGTCAAGTTCGACGCCACGGTCGAGGTCGCCATGCGCCTCGGCGTCGACCCCCGCAAGGCGGACCAGATGGTCCGCGGCACGGTCAACCTGCCGCACGGCACCGGCAAGACCGCCCGCGTGATCGTCTTCGCCGCCGGC comes from Micromonospora viridifaciens and encodes:
- a CDS encoding PadR family transcriptional regulator, which translates into the protein MQEPTFLVLTVLAERPRHGYGIMKAAEEVSGGTITVRPGTLYAALDRLAMEGLIEVASEDAIPGGRIRRYYRLTPLGAQRLRSEAERRRTVASLAIQRLSNLTPSLGVSPT
- a CDS encoding putative bifunctional diguanylate cyclase/phosphodiesterase, which encodes MVRRGQPRRRSSEDAWIITAPMALVAVGCATVTGLVADHPFGHWPQAALFLVLMVAAGLPLLSLAVRRQAVGITLTELPLVLALYFLPPLTVVVIYTLTALITHIRHRFSAPKVWFNVARAAAGTSLAVLVLQALPPMDDVGPRTWISIFAAVSMVLLVSVSSVVAVHTLLHGWQAGRGAVSNAKTALLTAAINLSVGLIVLIVVERTWWSLLLLTALGAGLVLVYRSYAQFFRQHRTLTDLYELTRAVVENGPSGTLADALLGRVRALMDAEYATLWLPAQGRHPETLLTARVDDPGLLDMAKTPPAIRQKVRESRRTVAIGRGVTTDGEFHADLAERRVKDAVAVPLRSGQVVIGTLEVANRLGDGNHFAAADIAVLETVAAHAAVALENSRLVDRLRYDANHDALTRLPNRRRVTAAVAEAVKIEAPGEVVALLLFDVDRLRQVNESLGHAAGDKVLAEVAERLRRCAPSSALVGRAGGDEFLVTLRLESAEAALELAGRLREQIRDEMVFDALTLDVDTAVGVAVHPDHGSDAVALLQRVELAATAAKSVPGSVQLYSPALESRALRRLGLAGDLRRALDVGELEVYFQPKVTLRDRRLVGVECLARWEHPAHGTVAPDDFVAVAEHTGQLGRLTEFVLRESLRRSQGWSHGEQPLAVSVNLAARTLTDQHFPALVRELLDEYGVPPQRLTLEITESGVLDGTERPIPTLRRLRDLGVRLSVDDFGTGNSSLAQLRRLPVNEVKVDRSFVQGMATDPGDLAIVNAVVTLSQQFGLAVVAEGVESELTLELLQDIGCEIGQGFLFSRPLPYERLEAWFGAQMDPETTLVGELPRLRVVP
- the rpmG gene encoding 50S ribosomal protein L33, with the protein product MAKATDVRPKITLACVECKERNYITRKNRRNDPDRIELKKFCPRDGRHTVHRETR
- a CDS encoding MaoC family dehydratase N-terminal domain-containing protein — protein: MSLDPSFVGRTYPPTAPYQVGREKIREFATAIGATDPAHHDPEAARALGHPDVVAPPTFPVIVTMAASRQIIEDPALGVDYSRVVHGDQRFAYTRPVVAGDELVCVNTIEEITNRGGHGFLTTRTDVSTAAGEPVVAVWSKIVVRGEA
- a CDS encoding MaoC/PaaZ C-terminal domain-containing protein, encoding MELPTQTFRVTRADLVRYAGASGDFNPIHWSDRTATKVGLPGVIAHGMFTMALVGRAVTAWAGAPDAVVEFGVRFTRPVAVPDTDEGTEVVVSAVVKEVTEGGLTRLDITATCHGEKVLSQARAIVRMPR
- the secE gene encoding preprotein translocase subunit SecE; translated protein: MAENKRRGEDAGDERLPEDAVVDDTAEDDATSEEEPVSRGGTATRKRALAESTEGRKTRKDTERIGLFARIARFFREVVAELRKVIWPTRKELLTYTAVVVTFVAVMLAIVAGLDYGFAKAVLWVFGNPS
- the nusG gene encoding transcription termination/antitermination protein NusG; the encoded protein is MPEYDETAETPDEQSTVATAANNESVEAASEPEFPTTEPAPDEEFDPVAELRQKLRYAPGDWYVVHSYAGYENKVKTNLETRITSLDMEDYIYQVEVPTREEVEVKNGKRSQVQAKVFPGYILVRMELTAESYSCVRNTPGVTGFVGATDRADRPAPLSLDEVLKWLAPAVEAEQKKAKPEVKVLDFEVGDSVTVTDGAFASLPATISEINADQQKLKVLVSIFGRETPVELNFNQVAKI
- the rplK gene encoding 50S ribosomal protein L11, which encodes MPPKKKLVKTFTLQLPAGQATPAPPVGPALGQHGVNIMEFCKSYNAQTESQRGDIVPAEISVYEDRTFTFVLKTPPAARLLMKAAGAQKGSGVPNKEKVGTVTRAQVREIAEKKMADLNANDLDHAEKIIAGTARSMGLNVAD